DNA sequence from the Rhizoctonia solani chromosome 10, complete sequence genome:
AGTTGTTCGTCGACTGCCGAGGTGCAAGGTCGGTTCGTTTGTGAAGCTCTTCGAGGGCAACACCTGCACGAGCAGCGCGACGGGCGAGACGCTCGGCACGACGACGAGCAAGCTCAGGTCCACATTTCTCAGCAAGACGACGCTGAAGGCTGAGGTTCTCCTCACGACGTTTGAGCAATGCGGTATGAGATGGATTGATGGTGCATGAGCTATAATTTATCGTTAGTGTGTTGTTAAAGGCTTATTAATAAGTATGCGCACCCAAAACGGCGGTCGTCGCATAAGAGACGGCTGCGATAACGGTGAAAAGCTGAACCATTGTGTGAGCTAGTGTGAGTTGTTCTTACCTTGACGAGCATGAAGAGAGCTATATTTAAGGCAAACCCGTTAGGATGTTTCCCATTGGCTAGGCCAAATAGCATGCGCGAACCAACTGCGGAGAGGCTCTGATCACACTGCTTGAGGGCGATATTTCAACAGATTACGCCAAGTTCAACATCGGTTCTGCTTGCGACGGGTAATTTCAATATTCTATCATTCCTTGGCGCACTGCGGAAACACTCACGCAGTATCTAAAATTAAATGGCTACTAGTGATATTGGACCCGGAGATACCATGGCAAAAAAATCACGTCGCACCTGCGCAAATTGATGAATGCATGGAATTTACGTATATTAACAAGGATTTTGACTACACCAGAGTGAGAGCTTTTACTTCATATCCAATCCAACTTGGTGATACCCACCCAATCCAGGGTGCGACATTTTGAGCTGATCCTAATTAGTTTGTGCTGCGTCGCCTATCGTCCGTTTGAAAACAATGATGGACTTTGCCGGAAGTCGAATTCGCGAAGAGCAAACTACTGTATTATCGGCTGCTTAGCAAATTGCCGTGTCACATGACGATCGGCTCCTTCCATCTCCTTGTTTGCCGATCTGAAGATTCCGAACTCTCGAAAGCCCGAGTGCCGAAAATGCAGGTACAGACCTCGGACCAAGGCCAGACTTTCTACGCCATTCAGTAGGCCAGAACTAAATCTCTCGTGTGATATTCTCTTTCGGCAGTTCTTGACCGAAAAGGTGGTCGCACTGGACACGTCAACAAACGCACCTTAATTCACGTATATGATGAATTAGAGTTGCTGGTAGCTCGTATGTGGCAGGTTCTGGAAATTGGGAAGAGCGCTTCGAGGGTATCAGTGTAAAACTTGATTGGACCAGTATTGGATGGTTCTGAGTCGGGTCTGGCAGCTTGGCCAACATGGTCACTTCGGAGGTTTATAGACAATTTACAGGTATGAAGCCGAGTATAAACCTCCTATTTCAATTCTGATCGAATATCGCGATGTAGGTTATTGCGAGGATATCTAAGCTAAAGGCTTGTCCATAGCCGAAATAGCCACTGCTTCTACTTCGATTCTTGCAAGTTAATTTATATTCTCAAGCTAGATTGCTTGCTTCGTTCCTGCGAAGACCGTTGTAGCTGCGGACTCATATCATGCCTAGTGCCTCCCGACGGAGCAGCCAGTCGCGAAGTGGattattgtctatataagCTGATAGGTTTGACGCACTGCTTAACCTAAATCAATCTCTTAAGTCGTCAACTTTACTTAACCCTTCATAATTCTCGAGTGTCCATCTGTTCACCATGTCCCTGAATTTGAAGTTATTTGTTGCTCTGCTGGCCACTTCTCGAGGTGTGCTTGCCATTGGAACCCCGTTCGGATATGGCGCTGGGACTACTGGAGGTGAGGGCTCCACCGCGGCTGTTCCATCTTCGACAGATGAACTAATTAGCTGGTAAGAGCAGAACTATATTTCTATTTCGTTTTGATACTTAGATTCTACCATCCAATCAGGCTCGGAGATGATACCGCCCGGGTTATTGTGATCGACAAAACCTTTGACTTTACTAGTACCGAGGTACTCTTTTTTTAATCTACCTAATGACTTGTCTCACACATAACTATATTAGGGAACTGTGACCGGAGATGGATGTATCCCATGGACTTGTACTCCAGGTGCACAAATTGCGATCAATTTGAATAGCTGGTGCGATAATGATCAGCCGAATGCTGCGACTGTACGTATACTACCTATTTGCTCCTTATTATTGTTAACAAGCTCCCGGTTATGGCAGACTACCGTGACCTATAATAAAGCCGGTATTAGCGGCATTTCTGTTGGGTCTAACAAAACGCTACTCGGAAAAGGGACCGCGGGGTGGATGTGAGTGTATCTAAGATAAGCAAACCAATACGGATAAGTTGATTACCTCCATTTGTCGTAATAGCAAAGGAAAGGGTCTACGTATCGCCGGTAGTAGCAACATTATCATTCAGAACGTCAGATTTTCCGACATTAATGCCGAGTACGTATGGGGTGGTGATGCTATCGCCATTGATGGCGGGAAGAATATCTGGGCAAGTACCTACGATCTCTTAATCACAATTTACCAATTTGACTAAACATTGCCATAGATTGACCACAACTACGTAAGTGTTTACAGATCTTAGTACAATAGCTTCTGATCCCCTTTCAGTTCAAAGACGTTGGCCGACAATTTCTTGTAACTGTAAGTGACGAAATGGACGTCCGACGACTTGGTCCTCATTCTGGTCCTCGTTCTAATATGAATAGGGCTATGGGGCTGCGGAAGGCGTCACAATTTCTGATAATGTATTTGATGGAAACGGGTAAGTAGTACATGAGGCCCATATGTTGTCATATTAACCCTTTCATATAGCGATTATTCGTGAGTAAAGTACCATCCTTACTATAGCAGTTCTCAACTCACTTGTGGTACCTCATTAACTAAAAAGGCCATTGTGTGACGGTTAGTTTTGCTCCTCATGTCTGTTCTACTCGTAATAATCGATCTATAGGCCACCATTACTGGACATTGTATTTCACCGGAGCAAGCGATACGATCACGTTTGCTCGTAATTAGTAAGTTAATGCATCCCAGCTCCTTTAACTCGGCTCTGACCACATATACCTTAGCCTGTATCAAACATCGTAAATAAGTCATCATTTTATTCTGAAATAGCTAAGTCAATATACCTTTATTAGTGGACGGGGACCTAAGCTTGGCGGTGTTTCTTCGTACTCGCGTAAGCTTGCCCACTACGTCTTATGTTTACCCTCTAATTTTCCGATTCAACAGAAACGGTCCATATTTACAACAAGTGAATAAACTTGACTGTTCATTAATCTCAGCACTAACGTTCTGCAGCTATTTCGTCGATATTACAGATCACGCGCTAGATGCTGGCCCCGGTTCCAAGGCTATTGTGGAAGGCAACTACTTCAATACTGTAAGACAGGCCCATCCAAGTTTATCTGTCTCACAACCATTACTTCTTGCTCTAGGTGTTTGCCCCGATCGATACaaccacaagcgcccaatGCACGAGTGCTCTTGGAAGGAGCTGTGTAGCTAACATTATGTGAGTATCTTGTCCTCCTGTCTTTTAACAAACCAACATCTCAACTTGATACCATTTCAATTCCTCTATAGGTTAAGTTCTGGCGAACTTGCTAATGCCGAAGATACGAGTATTATTGGATCATTTACCAGCGTGAGTCTATACGAATCACCCTGAGGTCATAACTGACAACCCATATGCGATCCTAGTCTGCAGTTACGCCCTGCATCTTATGTTCAAAGTAACGCAGGAACGGGCGTTGTGAATTAGTTTTAGGTGCAGTTTGTGGATCCAGTCCACCGTGATTGATCGTTATTCTCTGGGTATTCCCTATCGCGTAGCTAAACATGTGATACTCTGCCATAATTTATACCAGTAGCATCGTTTCCACGAACATGTTCCTTGGTTGATTCTGAATCAACCTGTGCCACTCGGGTTCTTCAGAAATCCCACAGGCCAGATTGGCGCTCATTCTTGACACATTGCGGTTGGACTATCCGCAAAACTTTTAACCCTTTTCGATTCGCTACTCCACTCGGACCGGTTCAAAGCGTGGCACAATTGGACGGCAAATGATCTGCAGGATTCTGAGGGTCACATGTTTGAAATAGTGAAATTGCGGAGAATGCGGGGTATTTGCAATAATGTAATGTCCATCTTCAACTATGTTCCATCTTCCACCCACAAAACTTTTGAGCGGAAGTTTTCAGCTACTGAAGCGCATGGGCCGTCTGAAAGTAGTATAAATAAGGTCTCTCCCTGCACCTCCAAGTTTCCTCAGAACATACTCAGCTAGGATCTATTTATAGTTTCTAACCGAGTCTTGCAATTTCACAATTGCCACTTCTACAACCTCAGTCGATGAGAGGATGTTCCAACTCGAACCGAGACCATATACGGCTCACGCTGTATTCGATGACGTTCTGGCCTTCTAGGTCGGGAGTTGTGGACAACTGTCTGATGGGGCCATGTTCTCATTTCTTTCTAACCACTCAAGGCCTAACCCTAACGTGACGTATATGCTCTTTATATGCGACCTTATATATTATGAATTATTAAAAGAAATCCTGCGCATCATACGCGATCACTATTGTGTAAGCATTGTGAGTGGGGCCGCGAAACAACCCCACCGTTACTTGACATCAAGTGGATAAGATTGGCTGCTTGAGTTAAGCGCTCCCCGGGCGCTCTCAGGAGTAAACACATTTCTTCGGAGTTCGCACCGCATCAGGGGCGAAATGCGGCGGAACCGCGCCTGCGAGATAATTGCCAACAATTATCGGCCTCTTGACTGTTGCCACGATGCGACcagccttttcctttccTTCGCAACGTGGGATATTAATATATAAAACCATGCCTGACAATCAGCCTTTGCTCCACACGCCCCACCACCCCTATATTAGAGTTTATTTATTTAGAATACAGAATGCAAGTAGAGttaattcaagaaaatgttTATTCCTAAAACATGGTGTTCCATAGGCACTTGGCATTACAGTCTGTCGACGTCCTTCCTGCAATCTTTGGGCACTTGGAACAATCGGATCTTGCTCGGGCACTACGGGTTTGTCGACTCTGGAACCAGTGGTCCGATGTGCTCTGGAGCATCCTCCCTTCATTGACCCCAATGCTACACCTTTTATTCCCATTTCTGTTTACCGACGCAGACGACCAGTACGTACGTACAAACGTCCGTATAACTAACCTTAGTACTTTTTGACTAAACCTTAAGTCTATAAGGTCCGTGGAGTGCCATTATACCAGATGGATCGGCAAAGACTTTCCAAATTGAATCGGACTATCCGACACCTTGATGCATCTTTCTCAACATCCAAGTCACTTTTTGAGGGCTATAACCCTGATATACCTAGGCTTCTTCTTGACCTCTGCGAGCTAGATACCTCTTTATTCCCTCGGCTCTTATCTCTGAACACAGAATGTCGCAGTGATGCTGAAGTTCTCGGGATACTCCCTCTGTTGACACCTTCTCTGCGCTCTCTCCACATAGTTATTCACCAGTCTGCTACCGACTATATGCACGAGCTTCTGGAAGGGGTAGAGAGTAACCTTCCCAACCTTAAGCGTCTCAGTATTTCCTACCGTCAAACACCTTCTTCTATCTCAGGGCAGCACGAAGCCGAAGATGGTCTAGCGCATAGGGAAACGGACCCATATTTATACCTCCCGATACAATCTCTTTGCCTCCCTCGGTCGCTTAGATGCTTATCTGTCCCGTCGACCTGCGCCTCTGCAGATGCCCTGTTCAATTTTTCCTGCCTTCCTCACTTAGATTCTTTGGAATTCACCGGAAGCTGGGAGTCAGATGTATACGAAGGAGAATGGTCAGAACTCCCGTCATCCTCTTTCTCTGCTCTCGCTCAGCTTTCGCTGCCCGATTGTTCAACTCGGATTGCCTCCACACTGCTTACCATTATACCCGGAACTGCGCCTCTAAGTAAGGTTGCCATTGCTTTATCGGGGACAGATTCGGGCCTTCGCGAGTTATGCGCCGCATTAGCTCGGTTCTGCAACACGATCCGGGGAATTTCTATAAACGGGTTTTGCCTTCATTCAAACCCAGTACATCTTCAGGAAATCGCAGAAGCTCTCACTTCATGCTCGAAGCTTGAGAAGCTCGCGTTAAATATGCCAATTCAGATGTCGGATGTTGAGCTCAGGGATTTTACATGTCGGCTGCCTCAAACTTGCGTAGTGCACATTGGAGAGTAGTCCGGAAttttgaggatggtaggaCGCACATTCAATAGCTAGCGTCATAACAGGAGTCATGATAATAAGCACAATGTTGGTTTCCGTACACCTAGTCAAGTATTGTTTCTAGCGTACTGTATGATGTATTAGGGTCACAGTTTATATATATAGCGACAGTTCTATTTTATTTCTCAACTCATTTCAGAGCTCATGTGCAGCTATCTCGCATACTTCTTACTCCTAAGCAACATTCTAGGTCTGGAACCCAGAGGGCGGATTCCCGGACTTAAAAAGGTCGCACATTATGCGcagagtgttggcaaaatccgactgCTATTTCCATGAGTCCAAGTTTCCAGTCCGCCTCCGTGTTCGGTCCAGCTGTGAATTTTGGAACTCTGGTACGGGTGCTTGGTAAGATCTGGAAGtgatgcggattttccgcacccTTGAGGCTCGCCGTGCAAGTCCACGGTGGCTGATCGAGTGTGGGGTAGGTAATCGGGCATAACCATATCTTATCAAGGAAGCAATTACCGAAACGAAACCAAGGCTTGTAATAAATTTCATTACTGTTGCGTCACCTGCGCATGACTACCTTTCGTGGTTTCTTGTCCTCGACCACCAGCACCCGCTACCTATGGATATCTTCAAACTTCATTGCCCTATCTACTATCTAGTTGGGCTCTCTGAGGAGGAGGCGTGCTTTATCCCACCCCTTGAAGCTAGAAAAAACTGTTCGCCATTGCACCAGTCTTTGGATTCTGTGACCTCTGCTGTCATCAATGGTGGCCGAATCCTTTCAGTGGAGGGCTGCTATGACCATGCACATCAGCTGGCTTAGTCTGCTAATATCTTCTATTCGAAAAAAAATCTACCCTATTGACACGATATTATACCTCTATCTTTTGATTCATTCCCCTGAGTCAGACCACTATGGATCTCTTGGTTTTAGGATTTGTCTTCCCACGAAGTCCTAGCAACGTTGATTTCACGTTAGTGACAAGAGATGTGTACTTCCCAGTAACGACTTGATACAAGCGACGGCTTATCATCTTGAGTCCATGGAGGCTATACGTTTGATACATCTGGCGGCTTGACAAAACAACTCAATACACCCGCCTGACACGAGTTTAGCTCAAGGATTTGCCGTGGCGACCCAATTTGTCGGAACGATCGAGGCTAGCTATTTCTGAAACACCTATGCCGACGAAATAAGATAACGATGTTGTTTATCAAATTAGTATTTTTTTTTGAGGTTTGGGCTCAGGCTGTAGTACTATCAGAATTTTGGAGCGATCATATCTGGCCTCTCTAGTTAGCGCCAGTTTCATGGCACAGTGACTCCAAACCGGTCCATTAGTACCCCAATGATGCTTCACAATATATTCAGAGGTGGAGCTCTTTCTCAACGACTGAACTACTTTGAAAACTTTGATTATCCCGAAAGCGATATTTTTTTAGTCGGGCTTCCGCGTTACGTTACCACTACTGTTGGACCCAACTGACttcgcatatattcactgaAATTACTGATAACCGCCTCACGCTTAGCATGACTCGCACCAAACATTGAACTGGGCTAATGCACGGCTACAATTCTGACTTCTCTGGCTCTGTTGTTAAGCACTCTGACGCTGTGTATTCTAAATGTTGCTGCTTGTTGGATACCACGTATTATTCTGAGTGGAGTACTGAAAATCAATATTGAAACCCATCTATCTATGTGCGTTGGATGACGTATCAATACTTCCGTAATAAGATAACTTATAGCATCGATAGTTCCTTATTTGGAACTTTGTCTCGGGGTGACGGTCgcttcttgctcttcttggTGTATGCGCGTGCTTGGCTCTAGGTGGCGGATAAATGAGAGGGGCTTCGCCTTTGTGCCCCATGCTGCATCACCATGTCTATTGAGACAGAAACTCCGAACAACCAATATGCAAAAGAGAATGTGTAGGAGACCCACTTGTCTAGAAACCCATGACATTGTCTGAGTCTCTGCAGATCCGGCTATTGGAAGAGTCCCGATCAAGATTGCCACCCGATTCGAGAACACTAAGAACGACGATGAGCTGAGGCTCAAGGGAATTCCCCTCTGTTCAATCGATGTCACTATCTCGCATGTGGCGGTTATGTATGCGGCTGGCCGACTACTCGATAGCATACGCGAGCCATTCAATGCATCAATCATACGCGCGGAAATGGACCAATTGAGCGACCGGGAAGAAAGGACTCCGACAGTGACCAATGAAGATTATGAAAATTGGAAGCAAGAACAATTAAAGGCGGGAACGATTGACCCGGTAGATATACCTTCCCTACCGTTAAGCAAAATCACTAACAAGGGGAATAGCTGTTTCTCATACCAACCATGATCCTAGTGATGCGCGGAAGTCCATACCAAAATGTCCATATCTCTGTCAATTGTTATTCAAGTCGTTCAGCATTGGAAATAAACCTGGATTTTGGTCTGGGGCGCGTGAGATGCTTCATACCCAAGGCAGCGATGGAGTTCGTAACATCCGAGGAAGGTCTGGTATCGATGATATAGGTGAGGCTTACAATTAATCTCAGCCCTCGGTTGGCAGCTTATTATTTCACAGCGATTCGGAAGGTTCAGACTTGGTTTCTTTATATAGATGTTTCTGATCCTCTTCGCCCACGCTACGCTTTCTTGGAGGAGTGTAACATTGTTGAGTCAACTCAAGCGAGGGATAGCGGAAGACCCAAACCACTTTATATCTTCAATGCTCGCGAACATGCTTACCAACTCATGATACCCGAATCTGAACTATTCTCCAATGGCGGGAGGTTCGGTGAAGAGCAGTGGTCGCGTCATGTAGAAGGGGTTCGTCAAACCGGATTTAGAGCATTTAACAAGCTCCCTGACGATCCCGACTTGGACCCGGACTACAAGGCCTTACTGATATCAAGGATGAAGAGAGCGCGAGAGCATCCAGCCGTCGTCAGAATGCAATCTTTTGGGTGGTTCACACCCGACGATGTAATTAACCCCGACGGGAGTGCCCTACTGCAAGGAGTATGGAGATTCTCGCTTGAAAATTTCTCAGATGATGAAAATGGATCGGTCGTTGGGCAAGTCTCACTTTCGTTGAGCTTTAATCGTCGATATATTAATTGGAAGTAGAGTTGTTGTCTGTAAGGGTTACGCTATCACTGTAGGTCTAGCTCtggtgtatgcgttacccTTACGATACACCGTTACTTCTCCTTATGTTACACTTGTACCCGGTGCTCTGTTCAGGCTGATTACTAACTATATACGttcatttggtttcttctgtttacgcatgtatcgacccgggcaccttataaggtcccgggtCCTCTACCCACTCTCCTCCTGCCTTTACTCTTAATATCAATATCGAGTGTGTGTTACGACTTGTCATTTAGGCGACGCCGTCGCCGACCGagtcacatatatacatccgatAAGTAGAGACCTCACATTTTTTGACATATCCAATACCACACTTCGGAGCTAACAACTCACGAAATTTTCGAACGACAGTAGCACGGGTTGGCCTCCGTAGCTCTGTCACCTTGTTTCTATCTTAACCCTTATAGATCGATCTAGAACTGAAAGTACGTACAGAATGAGCAGACAGCTACGCAGTGGGCGCAGCTACGACGCCTCGAAGGAACTCCAAGTTCCTAAACGAAAGACGCGGCAACGCAAGGCCGCTGGGGCGAAGGCCGATGCCAATGAACAGGCACCGGAGACGAACGGTAAGCAATTGATAGTACCTAGAGAAAGGGAACGGCTTACGTTCGGGACGGCTCCTGGGGAGAGAAACCCCAGAGAGAGCGTACACATAGTAGGCACCGGGAGGCGCCGAGGAGTGGCACTCGTCGGGAACGACGCGGTCAAGCTATCCCCGTCTGCCTACGCGGCCCTAATGAATAGGGCCCCACCCATCCGGAGGGTGCTGAGCTGGCCGAAACCAGCGATCGAGACCCGCATGATAGCGGATGCCCCCAAGGAAGGGGAAGCAGCGGTTCCTAGGAACGCTGAGGCAGCCGTCAGAGTCCCGGGAGAGCAAGAACTTACTCCCGGAGGAACCGACAGAGCGCCGGCTGCCGTTAGAGCGCCAGAGACACCCTCGACGAACATGAGGAGGAAGGACACGTCCTCGGACGACGATGTGTATGTAACTGCCAGAACAAGTCGAGTATGCGACGAGAGTGTCGTTCTGGATAGTGAGGGTGAACCGCTGTTAGCGCAATACGTAGTAAATGACGATACCAGTAAGACGCCCTCCGTTAGTAGCGAGCGAAGGAAGCGCTGGCGCCGTAAGTCCAAGGGGAACATGAAAGACCCGATTGGAAGCCCCAGTAATGAGTCTAAGTCAACGGCTAATTATGAGGGACTTACCTGGGATGAGGAGGTCCGACGGGTCAACGGCGAAGACCCGGGTGGTCCAAACACCAGCCTCCCGGACATTAGTGAATGGGTGAATCCCGACTGGTCACGGTCGGACTACATCCACGAAAGCAATGAGCAGAGCGCTGGGACCGATGGAGAGAGCGTACAGGTCAATGCGCTCATCTTCGAGGTTGATGACAACTACGTatacgacgacgacgagtaCGTGGAGGTGCTGCGCAATTTGCGCAATCAAGACCGACCTGAGAGCACACATAGTCAGTCCCGAGGGGCTGGCCCATCGCAAGCTCGCCAAACGCACCGAGTCACGGTGGAGGAAATTGACGAAGAGACTGAAACAACTGAGACTAGTCGGACGCGCTCGTACGTCGGTAAAGGAAAGGGCAAGAAGAAGCCTAGGGAAAGGAGCAGGAAACGCAAGCGGCCAAGCCTTGGGATGGCACTCGACGACCTAGAAGGGTCGCGAGGAGAAAGGGGCCGACCCACAGTCAGCAGGGAACCCTCAGTCACGTACCGAGGAGGAGGATACCTGGAAGGACTTATCAGCCCCTCACCAGCTCAACCTACGATGAACGCTGAGAACGACCGAGAAACCGTACCAAGGGGTGATAGGGGCGGGGCTAGAGACAAGCCTACAACCTGTAGCAGAAGAACCAACCCACCGCCTTCTACGGTGGAGTCGCCGGCCCCATTGCATGGGCAAGGTGGTGACGGGGAACTCCCGCATACAGGCACCCCTGGAAGTGACTCAGAGCCCTCCGATTCAGACTCGTCTGACAGTGACTACAGCTTGACCAACAAGTCTATCTCCTCACGATCCACGGGGATGACGAGACAACAAGCTAGCCGTGAGCTGGAAGACATAGTCAGAAAGCTCAGGAAACAGAACAAACAACTGGAGAAGAAAATTGTGACACAGGCAAGATCAGGGTACAAAGCCCAGACGCCTAAAGCTTACAAGGGCGAGGCGGACATTGATAAATACGACATGTTTATCTTTAACTATAAACTATACTTGTCAGATACCAAGCTTAGCGACCGCAAGGCCGTCCTCACAGTGAGCCGATTCCTTGAGGACAAGGCGGCGACATGGTACATGATGAATGTAGCGCCAGACCCTGAAGCTTATACAATGGAAACAATATACATTGGACTTTACAAATATTGTTTCCCCCCCGACTTCAAGGAGGAGGTGCAACGTCAGTATAACCAGAAGCGGCAAGGGGACCTGAGCGTTCAGGACTACTTCGCCAAGCTGGCTAGGCTCCATCGCAGACTTAGGGATATTGACGATAGACAACACATTCTGAGAATCTGGGAGGGCGCCGCGCAGTATATTAAGGTTGAATGGGCTCTAAAATACATGCAGCCGGAAACTACAGACATAGAGACACTGCAAGAAGCGGCATTGGCAGCAGAAAGGGCGCATAAGATCAAACGGAAAATCAAAAGGTTGGGAAACAACAAGGGAAATCCACAGAAGGAGCGGTCGTGTAGCCCCCCCAGGAAGAACAACCGCCATCCTAATTACAGAAGCTTGGCTAATGGATCAAACGGGAGGAACCGCAACCATAGAAGCGGAAGCTACAATGGTAACGGTAACAGGACGGACAAGCGCCAAGACGAGAATAGACACAAAACGCAAGAAGGAGGGCGCAAAGAGGCGAACACGAGGAAGGAAAACTCACAAATGAAGAACGGGATAGGCTAAAGGCCGCCGGGCTATGCTACGTGTGCCAGAGGTCGGGTCACCTCGCCCGTGATTGCCCAAAGTTTCACAAGGCAAAACCGTTGCATATACGTGCAAACGCGGTTAAAGTCAGACCCAAGGAGAAAGTCCAAGTGTCCTCAGTCATGCTCAAGGAACTGGAGGAACTCACCCAAACAAAGGACAGAATCAAAGTGAACGCCGTGAGGGTGGGACCAAAGAAAG
Encoded proteins:
- a CDS encoding pectate lyase produces the protein MSLNLKLFVALLATSRGVLAIGTPFGYGAGTTGGEGSTAAVPSSTDELISWLGDDTARVIVIDKTFDFTSTEGTVTGDGCIPWTCTPGAQIAINLNSWCDNDQPNAATTTVTYNKAGISGISVGSNKTLLGKGTAGWIKGKGLRIAGSSNIIIQNVRFSDINAEYIDHNYFKDVGRQFLVTGYGAAEGVTISDNVFDGNGDYSPLCDGHHYWTLYFTGASDTITFARNYLYQTSGRGPKLGGVSSYSQTVHIYNNYFVDITDHALDAGPGSKAIVEGNYFNTVFAPIDTTTSAQCTSALGRSCVANIMLSSGELANAEDTSIIGSFTSLRPASYVQSNAGTGVVN